In the Diceros bicornis minor isolate mBicDic1 chromosome X, mDicBic1.mat.cur, whole genome shotgun sequence genome, CAAAGAGGAATAGAAAATCACTAAAAAGTATTAACCTGGGGACTGTTTGGAGGGAACAAAAGTAGATGCAAGGTATGATCATGGCGTGCAATAGGGTGATGACGAGAAGTGGGTACATTTAAGAGATATTTAAGATGGGGAATCTACAGGACTTAAATAATGGGATCTtaagaaagaaagatagaaggTGTCAAAAATTGATAATGCTATATTTTACTGAGGTAAGGAATAATGGAGGAGGGCCAAAACTGGTTTCAGGCAGTGGCTTGGGTAGACAATGAGTTTGGTTTTGAAAATACTGAATTTGAGGTGCTTATGAGATATACAAGTGAATATAACAAATAGGTGTATGGTTTTGGAGCTCAGAAGAGAGagctaaattaaaaataagaaacagaatCATCATCATAAAATGGTAATTGAAGCCATGAAAGTGGATAATTTTATCTAGGGAGAGAGTAAAGAGTAAAGTAAAGGGCAAAGAAAAGCTCTGTGATATCACAACATTTTAAGGTTATATGGAGGATCCACGacaggagatggagaaggaatggtcagagagacagaaggaaaacCAGTAGAGTGAGGATTCTCAAAATCCAAGGAAAGAGGGCACATCAAAAAAGAGGGTGATTATCTGAGGTGAATGCTGTTGAGTTGCCAAGAAGGATGGATTTAGCAATGCGGGTGTCATTGTGACCTTATCAAGAGCTATTTCAGTAGAGTTATGTGGGGCAGAAGACAGATTGGAGTGGGCTGaggtgaagaaatggagagagaaatgtAGACAATTCAAGAAATTTGTATTTAATGGTAGGAGTGAGATTGTTCAGTAACTGAAGGGGCTAAAAGATCCAAGgggttttgtttgtctgtttgaatGTAGGAAAGACTACAACATGTTTAAAAGCCAAAAGAAGAATCCAGTAGAGAAGGATTGCTTGAAGATATAGGAAAGAAGTTAAATGATAGCATAAGCCTCCTGGGAAGACAAAAGGGGAAGGGATTCAGAATATAGGTGAACCGATTGGCCTTTAATAGAAGGAAGGATATCCCACCACGGTAACGTGAAGAAAGAAGAGGgtagcccggtggcgcaagcggttaagtgcgcgcgctccactgcggcggcccggggttcgccggtttggatcccgggcgcccaccaacgcactgcttggcaagccatgctgtggcggcgtcccatataaagcagaggaagatgggcacggatgttagcccagggccagtcttcctcagcaaaaaaaaaaaaagaggaggattggcattggatgttagcacagggctggtcctcctcacaaaaaaaaaaataaataaaggaagaggGTAGTTGAAATGTCCATAGTCTCTAGGTTTGGAGGTAGAATTGAACACTTGGTGAGGACCTTTGCTGGGATTTGCAGGGGGagaatgacaagagggaagtTTGAGAAGATAAGTTTTATTCAAGTTCTCAGAAcgcttttgttttttctagagCTTCCCTATGATTACTAAGGGATAGCATAATGCAGTGGTTAAGAAAGTGGGATCAAGAGCAAAAGTTTCTGATAAGAACCTTGACTCTATCATAACTAGttatatgaccttgagcaaatcacttaactttttggttttcagtttcctcacctgtgaaaacGGGATCATATTTTTACCTACCTCATaattttatcatgaaaataaaTTAACTGAATTAATATACATGaagggcttagaacagtgcctgacaaatAATAAGCACTTTGTAGTGTTCCTTTCATTATTGATGCTCTCCAAATATCACCTGAGTCAGCTTGTTATTGGATTACATGGAGATGCACAAGGCAACTATTACGTATAAAGGAAGGTGAAATTTTTCTCCAAAAGTTGATATTTTGGTTTTCTAAGGaaagtaaaaatacaatataaaaaatatatttttttaattgcaaaaaaTCAGTGAATATCAATATATCCCAGCAGGGAGGATTGGTCCATAGAGGTTGGAATTGAGAGTGATTTCTAATAAGGAGCCTAGAGAATTGTGTCCTGAGCCCTAGGGTGATCCTTTTCTAAATCCAGCAGCAGAGACAACACCACCAGTTGAGGTTTTCAGTTCTATTCCAGCTCTCTACtctgtctttttctattttcGAAGGAGGAAATGTTCACATCCATGGCTGCaaaaatcactgattttttttatgtggaggcagtggaactgttttctttctggaatgGCTTTGGAAATAGCCACAAAACATCTGTGTAAGTTCTGTAGGAGGGGGACCCCAACCCAAATATGCAAATGTTTGCTCCCCACATTCACTGCAAGAGTATTATGCCAAGTTAGTGACTTGCATATAAAGAATGAAAGACTGAAGATACTTATGTGCTTGGTTGTAAAAGATGCTGCCAGCTTGGGGAGAGTAATGAGAACCACCAGTTAAATGGAACTAGCTGATATGGTACCTAGAAGGTCAAATCAGAAACATGGACTGTCAAACTTTGATAATACAATCTGCGTTAATACAAAGCCTAGATTACATGTACATGATAATATCCCACTTTATTATTTTCGCTATACATATGAAATGGCTAAACGTTGCCTAACAGAGGTCCCACCAGACCTGATCTTGCTtggtttataatttattttttagtatgcAAATGAGTATTGCAATATTACTTGGGAAATATTGTGTTGTTAAGTGCAACATTCCACCTGCAATTTTGCTCCAATTATTCATTAGTGGTGCCAACCTCTTTTTTTCAGAGAGTACAAAGTTAAACAGCAAACCTGCAGAAGTACATGAATTTACACAATGGTAGTCCAGTTGTGTTAGACTGGGAAGGTGATGTGAAGACTTGGCATATCTTTAAGTAAGTAGCAAGTGTGTAAAATGGATCTCACAGCAGCATAGATAAGATGCAAATTGAAATAAACAGAAGACAAAGCTTCCCATTTGTAAGCCCATTCACTCTCATTTGGACTTACACAGATATGGCAAAAACACTTTGGCATCAAGATTCAAAGtctagctccaccacttactagctttaTGACTTTGGATGAGCAAGCTCTTACATGCCTAGAACATAGGTGATACTCTTCACAAACATGAAGACATAAGCAGTATAGTGGCAAtatgcatagtggttaagcaaGAGGGCTCTGAAGTTAGACTAACTGAGCTCAGAATCCTGACTCCACTACACTAGGTATGTATCatttttgtcaagttatttaatttctttaatccttgatttcttcatccataaatggAACATCTTATTAGTAGTCCTACTTAACTCATAGGGTTGTGGTGAATATTTAACTAGACAATCCACTTAAAACACGTAGTAGAGCATCTGCAacatagtaagccctcaataaacaCTAGATCTTAAAGTGTAACCCCTAAACTTTCTCCACTTTGGCTTATGCTCAATCAACTCCACTATAAATGGTCTTGTTAAGGACACTAAACATTATCTCTGTGGACATCCCCCACACGACCTTTTAGCAGCATTTAATGCAGATGACTAATTTCTCCTTGTTGAAATGTGAAAACTGAGAAGATTTCAGGAAGATATGAGAAAGAGTTAATTACTAAAGGATAAAATTTTCGATAAGGCGTCAGAAGGGGATTGTGGCATCTTTGTCTCTGGAACACTAAAATGTGATCAACTAAACTATCACATGCATATTGAGTATTCAATTGCCCAAAGACAGAGGCTGGGTCAGATGTTCTCTGAAGGTTTCTTTTTGCCTTAAGAGtttgttattttttccaaattagtGAGTGATAACAGCTACTATTTGTGCAGGAATAGCTAAAATACATACATGGGCATTTTACATGTGTCCCTGCAATCCTCACAAAAGCCCTGAAAAGTGGGTATtctctacattttaaaattgatgAAATAGGTTTAGAGAAGCACAAATAACGAAATCATGAAGATAGTGAGTGGTAAATTCAgaacattcattttttcattcattcactcattcttgtATaactccaacaaatatttatcgaacacctatgatgtgccaggcactgtctttaATACTATTGTACAGCATTTAACATATTAGATAAAATTCATGCCCTTGTGGAGTTTGTATTTCAGTAGGCAGAGAATACAACCCAGGACTATCTGGTTTCAAGGACTGATTCTGTTCTATCATCTAGTACAATGTCCTCTGACTGGTTTTGTGTCATGTTACCATTTTATAGTGAAgttaaaattttccctttttagaCACAGCAGAACCATGCAACACGGAAACCAAACTATCTCTGAATTCTTCTTCATGGGACTCACGGTGGGGTCTGAGCAGCAGCAACTCATCTTTACGCTGTTTCTATGCACGTGTCTGGTCATGGTGGTAGGAAACTTACTTATCATCCTAGCTATTATCAATGACGCTCACCTCCACagccccatgtacttcttccttgccaatctATCCTTCACTGACATCTGCTTCACAACCACTACAAGCCCCAAAATGTTGGCAAACATCCAAAGCCAGATCCTAGCCATCTCCTTTACAGGATGCCTtacacaaatgtatttttttatgttgCTGGTGGAAATGAACAATTTCGTCTTGGCAGACATGGCATATGACTGGTACATTGCCATCTGTCACCCATTACATTATGCTGCATTACTGAGTCCCAAGCATTGTGCCCTGTTGGTAGTGACTCCATGGGTCATCTCTAACCTTGTCTCAATACTGCACTTCAATCTGCTGGCCCTCGTGACTTTCTGTGATCAGAGAGAAATCCTACACTTCTTCTGTGACTTGGAACCCATTTTAAGGCTTGCTTGCTCAGATACCCAAATCAATGACTTGACAATCCTAGTTGTTGGGGGAGCATTTATTTTCATCCCCTTCACCTTCATTCTTGTCTCCTATGCCATTATTGGTTGCACCGTATTTGAGTTTCCTTCAGCCAAGGGGAAATGGAAAACATCCTCCACTTATAGTTCCCATCTCTCAACTGTGTTCCTCTGCTATGGATCCATTGTAGGGGCCTACTTCCTCCCCTCTTCTGCCTACTTAGCAGAAAAGGAGAAGGTGGCTGCCATCATGTATACAATTGTCACCCCCATGATGAACCCCTTCATCTATAGTCTAAGGAACAAGGACATGAAAGGAGCACTGAAGAGACTACTCAGCAGGAAAAACTTTTTCTGGAGCTGGTGAGCCCTGCCATAAGAGAGACCTGTACCAACTTCTTAGACTTGGATGAGCACATAGAGAGTTCAAGCCTCAGGCTACTGTGCTACTTGGGCAATTTCTTTTCCATCCATTTCCTGCCCCTAATCCAGGTCCAAGACTCTAGATCAGACTCATCTCTCCATAAAACACATAATAAAAAAACGAAACAACAATGCTCTTTATTCCACAGTCCTTCACCACTTACATGTAGTTTTCCCTGAATAAACCCCTGGTTGTATAGTCAGTACTTACTAATTGTTCTCTAATTTTTGGTTTATGTCTCCTTTCCCCCTCTTCCAAACTCTACATGTTAGACCATtgatggaaagaagggaggaaggaaggaatgaaggaaggaaggaaggaaggaaggaaggaaggaaggaaggaaggaaggaaagaagggagggagggagggagggagggaggaaggaaggaaggaaggaaggaaggaaggaaggaaggaaggaaggaaagaaggaaggaaggaaagaaggagagagggacagaagaaggaaagaatcGATGATGATAGCTCAAAATATCTTATAGATAATACCatgttaaaatttataatttccaaCAATAACTTTATTCTCACAATAATCCTTTGAAGTAAATACTATATCATTCTCATGTACTAGGCAAGAAAAATTAATGTActaatagaagaaaaacaaactgagGCAAAAACACTTTGTGTCACTTGTCCTTCTCTGACCCCTTCAGAGGCTCTCCGCCAAAGCTAAAGATCTTCAGCATTTAAGATCCTCTACCACCTGGACTGGCCTACATTTCCAGAAGTATGAACCATCTTTCACTACCCCTCACCATCTTTGGAACACCCTACATTCTAGCTACACTGAACACTTTGTCACTCTTTGAGCAGTCTATGGATTTGCATGACTTATGTCTTTGTACATGTTACATACTCTCCCTGAAATatctatttcattctcttttcctaCAGACATTTAACGTTTTTTAAGGATCCATCTCAAGTCTTACATACTCTGTGAATTCTGTCATAATTCTTCTACCTCTCTAGGTAAAATTACTCCCTTCTCTCCTCGAGGCTCTTGTAGCACTTTTTTTGCTATTGTATCACTTATCATAATGAATTATAATTATCAGGATATGTATTGATGTTATCCAAGATGATCTGAGCTCTTTGCAGGGTTCAGAGactatgttttatttatctttgtagcaCTAGCCTGGTATAACGCCTGGAACAAAGTAGGTTCTCAGTAAgccaaattgaattttaaaaagtcaactttCCAAACAGAAAATTTCGTTTTAGTTTGTCTTCTGCTGACTTGTTGAGTAACACTAGATGAATcaattaatctctctgagctttagttccCCACTGATACAATCCATGAAACAAGGTACTAACTTATTTCTCCTAGCTACCCTTATTGACAATATAGGACATGTTTGAGGTTAAAACATTCTGAGACAGAAGGCTGTGAAAGTGCCGTACTGGGTAGGTGCCAGGAGTCCAAAATAAatcaagagaaacaaagaaaatcaggTATTAAACATATACAAGAATATGAAGGTTGAGGTACATAAGGATTTTAGTGTGGCTATGGAAGAAAAGACATGATACGTGGGCCCTTTTATGCTGTGTCTGTGTAATAACCAAATGTTTGATTACGAAGGAAACTTCAAGCTTTTCATTAACCTTGTGCTGCTAAAACATATTTCATTGAGTTATACTGTCTGAGTTGAATGAACCTAGCTCTTTGTTTCATGACATCTTTAGGGCTGGGGTTGTGGCTTTCTGGTTACACAGGCACCACAACAGTCTAGTCAGTGCTACTGAAAGCATAGTTTGCAGACCTATGCTAATCACAAAACTGTTTGTTACTGATCAGCAGAGAGATTGAGGTGAGATAAGTTTAGAAATTGAGATGAACACTTAGAAACACAGAGCAATTTCACATTgccatgaaatttttattttgttttacaaaagtATGTCTACAAAAACTTGGAAATTAAAACAACCTAGAAACACTAggttcttctccttcttcttccccttcttcttttccttcttctcctccccaatcctcctctttctccttctcctttgtcTTCTTCTCCAACATAAAATCTTAAGCAAGACTCTATATAATAAATACCTTTTTAACCAATGCAGTTAGGATCTGATAttgtttagttaatttaaaaagtcaattaaaGTAAAGAGTcattaaacacacaaacacacacacacaaacccttaacactttatttttcagattacTCTATTTTGACTTATTCTGCGTAAAGAAGTATTTCTTAgctaaacttttgtttttttttttttttgaggaagatcagccctgagctaacatccatgctgatcctcctctttttgctgaggaagaccggctctgagctaacatctattgccaatcctcctcttttttttttcccaaagccccagtagatagttgtatgtcatagctgaacatccttctagttgctgtatgtgggacgcagcctcagcatggccagagaagcggcgcgtcggtgcgcgcctgggatccgaacccctggccgccagtagcggagcgtgcgcacttaaccgctaagccacggggccggcccttagctAAACTTTTGATGTAGGGCCAAGACCGTTTCTTTGAGTATGGGTCGACTGATTAAGTTCTTTGTAATCATTCTTGCATAAACCTCACCCTTAATGCATCATCTTTGACTTCCAGCCTCAGTCTCTTAACGTGAGGCAAAAACTTGCACTTGCAAAGCAAGCTAAGCGCATAATCTTCTTTggatagctttcaattttctCCCTAGTCTTTTACATCTAATTCAACAACAATATTTCTAGTGACCTGCCTTTATTTAGTCGTTTCAATGCATGTAACTTAGTTTTTATATAAACAACTTTCTTTTGCCTTCATATTGTGTTGGTTCATATAATGTTAttaaatttaactaaaattataCTTACAAAAGCAAGTGCAACTAACAAACAGATTTTGGAAAAACACAACTGACTTTTGGCAAGGTAACACAGAATTGGTGGGACAGGACCATAACCGTATGGGCATATAGAGAGTAGTTGACGTATTCCTCAAGGCATGGTCATTGGCCAGAATGTttggcacagagaatgtagagcGTCTTTAATCTAGAGAGTTATTTACATCAAGATCAGTTAAGAGAGAAGTTAGTGTATATTCAAAAGATAGGCACTACTCTGGTTAAAGCTAAGGCAGGGGACATGAGGGCCTGCTCTTTCAGTCTACTCTTCACCTTATCTTGCCTCATATATAGAAATTTAGAATCAAGAATGTATACCAGCAGCTGACTACAGGTTGCCTGTGATCTGAGTAATATCTCCTCACCTCCCTCGCCCTTTTTAAACTAACAAAGATTGCTGTTGcaggataaatatatatataatttctcccTACCCCGTAAACACACTTACCAAGTTGATGAGGGACAAGCAAAACCAGGAGGATACAGGAAAGGAAGTAGTGGGATCGGACCATTGACACACCAAAAAAATTAGATTTCAATTCCCAGGTCATATCTTAAGGCCAGAAGAGGCCAAAGCAGATAGTCTTTAGCCTAAGATGTTGGTGAGATGACAGAAAATCTTCTCCTGTAGTGCCTGAATTGCAAGTGGGACTACCAAAGAGAAGACCCTGCCTCTATGCTGCTGATTTTACCATTTTGGAGGAAAGGGAGCTCTTTGGAACATGTAGCTTCCTGAAGGTGGAAGCTGTGTCTTATTCACCTCTGAGGCACTCCTCCCTACCCTGATGTCTTTCACAGAGTGGAAGCTAAAActatttgtgaaatgaaagaataaaaatttgtcTATATGTCCAAGATTTGGAGTAGGATTATGCCTGAGTCTGGGATTTAAGATAAATCAATCATCTAATCCCAAAGCATCTGGAGCTTTAGCAGATCTAACTGCATATTCCTTGGCCAGAATAAATTCATGTGTAGATAAAGAGTAATTCACGTGCGTATAGTCAGTAGTGGCATATAGGGTATGATTTGAGATACCTCAAAAATACGGAAAAAAAGGCGTATGTGACATACTTATGGGATTGTgtataaagaaatgagaaagccCAATGCCTTTATTACATACATATTTGCTCATGATGCTCTCAATGACAGATAGGGAAGATGGTTCCTATCACTGGGAGTCTAGGACAAACAACCTTGATGCAGACCATtcaacaacaaaggaaaaaacacacTAATTACATACGCTCATAAGTGAGTGATGCTTTTACACTCTGAGCCAGCAGAGAATGGAATGCCTACTGGTAATTATGGTGAAGGGGAGATTTTTTCTTGAGAGTAAATCAATGGACACAGAATCAAATAGATCTGGCTTTGAGTCTCAGCTCTTCCAATTCTTAGCTGTATGGTCTTAGGTAAGCCACCTCACTTAGTCTGCAAATTTCTTCATGTGAAATATGAGgttaataatacctatctcagcGATTTGTGTcagggattaaataaaataatggacataaagtgcctggcacatgatacaTGCTTAGTAAATGTGAAtaccctttcttccttctttccttacaTGTTTAACCCCTGACGTCCAAAAGAACATTAACTCTATTCCAAATCATCTGAAAGTTTGCCTCAAAGATGAGAGGGATTTAAAAAGCTTTGCAAAATAAGGAAAGACgataactcaaaaataaaaataaatgtggaagaaagagaagagtagTATGAAGAATCAGCAAAAAAAATTAGTGCAAGGTAATATAATCATGTAttaaacattaagaaaaataagtttcttAAGTATCTTCTTGTGTAGTTCTTACCCAGACTGGCTTTGAACCTTATAGAGGAGCCTTTTCAAGAAATTCATCACTTCCATTTTTCTTAAACAATGGATAATGGAGTTTAACAAAAGAATTACCACCATGTGGTCCAGCAGTCTAAAGTCTGAGGGTTGAAGCTTTCAGTTCAAGATGGCAAcgtaggaagatcctgaactcacctcctcccatgaacACACTGAGtctacagctacatatggaacaatttcctctctACAAAACCTAAAAGTTGGCTGAGAGATGATTACACATTGGGCAAACAAGAAGAAAACCACGTCAAAGCAGGTAGGAGAGGCTCGGACAGTCTTGCCATAAACCCCACCCCCAGAGCGGTGACCTATAATTGGGAGAAAACTCAAAATCCGGAGCTTCTCTCTGAGGAGCAAAGGCTTCCAATCCCACATTGGGCACCTCAACTTGAGGACCTGCACCTGAGATATTAGCACCCAAGACATCtaactttgaaaaccaacagGGCTCGCATCCTGAGACCTGCAAGATTATGGTGATCTGGGAGACAGCTCTTAAAAAGCCAGCAGGCTCAAAgttacctgccccagggcctagCTCAGAGGCAGCTGATTGCACTGGGACTTAGAGTGAAGGAGGCTCACTTGTTTATATTAAAGTGTCACCCTGAGAAGCAGGCATCTAATTTAATACACACATCTAGGAACCTGCTGGAACACTCTCCAGGGACAGAGACTGGAGGGCGCCATCTTCGCACTCTCCCTTTCTCTTGCTCCAAAGGACTACTATCTCCTGGAAGAGAGCATTTACATACCATCTTTGTGGCTGCCACCCAAGAGACACCTCTTGACTGCTTGACTCGGAGGCCAGGGGTGCTTGTGTTCCTGGTCCCATAGGACTGTGATAATCGGTGTCAACCAGTAAGGAGCTCATACCCCCATCTGGTGCCCTGATTTTTTCAGCTGTTGCCAGGGGACACGACTAAATCacttggctctggtggccagtgggcTTACATTCATGGGTCTCAAAGGACTGTAACTAAGGAAGAAAAAGTTCTTGAACAGCTACCACCCCTAGGGCACAGGAAGAGAAAACAGGCCCAGGAGCTTGGTCTTACCATGAAGGAGGCCTGTTGGCCAATCATCATGGCTGTGGCCTGAGAGGCAGGCTTCCAATTAAACATGCATCTGGGTGCTGACTATAATCCTTTCCAGAGATCTCAGACGGTGAGGGCTATCTTTGCACTCTCCATCTGCCACACACCAGGGTGCCAGTGTCTTCTGGAATGGAAATTTAGATGTAGCTGGTGCCCTGGTTTTTACATCTGGTGCCCCAGTTCTTACAGCTGCTGTGCAGGAGACaccccttgatcacctggctctggtggccatgGGGGCTTGCATCCCATGGGACTGGGGCAATCAAAGAGATGGTTCTTGGCAGGCTGCCACCTCCAGGGCACTGTGCATTCAGAAGACTGAAGCACACcccccagtctttctgtgaaggAGGCCTCTTTGTTTGTCCTCGAGCTTTGGGCTGAGGAGCAGGCTTCATGTTTGGCACACATCTAGTGGACTACGAAGCTGCTCTCAAGGAACATAGGCTATGGATGCCATCTTTCCACTATCCCTCTGACTTACTCCAGCTCACCAGTGTCTCCCAGAAAAGAGCTTACACACTCTTCTGGAGCTCTGATTTTTGTGACTGCTGCCTAGGGGACACTGCCAGATCCCCTGGCCAGTGGAGTTTATGCTTTCAGTTTCACAGAACTGTATATATCtgcatacttttaaaaactgctgcctgagggtctgtCCTCCAAACAGCTTGAATCTAGGTGCTGATATCCTCCCCTTAGGGATAGCGACAGGTCTTGGCACATCCTCAACTACCGAGagttattaaaaatacaataggTTGCTTGGACAAGCACAAAGGTTTGAGAAATGACAAAGAGCTGGGGCAGGGTTGGACAacaaggttcatctcctacatgagCCCACTCCTTCCAGACTGGGACAGGTGGTTTTTTTCATCTAC is a window encoding:
- the LOC131400361 gene encoding olfactory receptor 1M1-like — translated: MQHGNQTISEFFFMGLTVGSEQQQLIFTLFLCTCLVMVVGNLLIILAIINDAHLHSPMYFFLANLSFTDICFTTTTSPKMLANIQSQILAISFTGCLTQMYFFMLLVEMNNFVLADMAYDWYIAICHPLHYAALLSPKHCALLVVTPWVISNLVSILHFNLLALVTFCDQREILHFFCDLEPILRLACSDTQINDLTILVVGGAFIFIPFTFILVSYAIIGCTVFEFPSAKGKWKTSSTYSSHLSTVFLCYGSIVGAYFLPSSAYLAEKEKVAAIMYTIVTPMMNPFIYSLRNKDMKGALKRLLSRKNFFWSW